The Megalobrama amblycephala isolate DHTTF-2021 linkage group LG1, ASM1881202v1, whole genome shotgun sequence genome segment GGTgggtgccctggagacctccacgcAAGTGTGAGGGGAGGTGCAGATGGGTGCGGAGGTCTCCAGGGTGGGTCTAGGAGTTCGGGCCGTCATGGCGGGTCAAGAGTCTCcgtggcgggtcaggggccgtgggcgggcaaaatttttttttgggaGATTCAGGGGGGGCTGGAAGGGCTTGTGGCATGCCGTGGGTTCGTGGGCTGGAGTGGGCTCGTGGGCTGGTGGAGCGGGCTCGTGGGCTGGTGGAGCGGGCTCATGGGCTGGTGGAGCGGACTCGTGGGCTGGTGGAGCGGACTCGTGGGCTGGTGAAGCAGGCTCGGCAGGGAATGGAATGGGTGTTGCTGGGAGTGGTGACTCAGGCTCAGAGGCAGGCTTCATAGGAGAATTGGGTTGCTCAGCAACAGGCTTAGACGGAGGTTCTGATGAGGCAGCGGCTGTCTTCTTGGGCCGTCTGGACCTCACTGTGGCTCTCTTTTTTGATGGCTTGGGTTTGGGGTCAGACAGGGCAATTTGGGAATGCCCACTGGAGCGGTAGGTGGAGGAATTCGTCGGCTGGTGAACTGGCCAGGCCGCCTGTATTTCTGAGAGGACTGGACGAGGAGAATACAATTTCATATGAACCTCCTCCACATACTTCTCCAGCAGGCGGCCGTCCTGCCTGAGAGCCTTGAGATGATCCTCCGCTGAGAGCTTTTGCTGGTGGCTTCTTGAGGGCACAGGAACGAGGAGAATACCCATCTTTAGCTGTGGAAGTCCAATGGTTAGGTCCGTTGTTCTGTTATCGTGCTGGTGTAGTAGAGATGAGGCAATACACGGACTTCTACAAAACAGGGTATTTTACTGAACCAAGGAGCTGACATACAACCAATACACGTTTAAACTAACAATAACAACGGACAAGGAGTACACAgagtgagtccaacttaaagggagtgctaatGACAACACACAGGTGCAGGAAATCCAGGGATGGTGGGaaagctga includes the following:
- the LOC125280812 gene encoding pollen-specific leucine-rich repeat extensin-like protein 3, with the protein product MGILLVPVPSRSHQQKLSAEDHLKALRQDGRLLEKYVEEVHMKLYSPRPVLSEIQAAWPVHQPTNSSTYRSSGHSQIALSDPKPKPSKKRATVRSRRPKKTAAASSEPPSKPVAEQPNSPMKPASEPESPLPATPIPFPAEPASPAHESAPPAHESAPPAHEPAPPAHEPAPPAHEPTPAHEPTACHKPFQPPLNLPKKNFARPRPLTRHGDS